The DNA region TGTCGCTCAAGGAGGGGGGCGAGAATCCGCGCATCAAGGATTTACCGGACGGCGAACGTCCGCGGGAAAGGCTGGCGCGATTGGGCTCCGATGCCCTGAGGAACTCGGAGTTGCTGGCGATTTTGCTTCGCACGGGCTTGCGGGGCCAGTCGGCTGTGCAACTGGGTGACGCGCTGCTGGTCAAGTTCGGCACGTTGGACGCCCTGGCCCGGTCGTCGCTGGAGGATTTGCAATCGGTTCGCGGAATCGGGCGGGACAAAGCGGTGGCCCTGAAAAGCGCTTTCACCCTGGCCCGCCGGCTGGTCCAAGAGCAGGGCGGTGAACCGCCGTTGCTGGACACGCCGGCCAGCATTGCGGACTGGCTGCGGGAGGAGAATCGCGGTTACGAGGTGGAGCATTTCCAGATCGTGATGTTGAATACGAGGCGGCGGCTGATCCGCGTGGAAAAAATATCGCAGGGCACTTTGGATACCATCCTCGTTCATCCGCGCGAAGTCTTTCGGGCGGCCATCCTGGCCCAGGCCTCGGCGGTCGTGCTGGTGCACAATCATCCGAGCGGGGATCCGACGCCGTCCGAGGCGGACATCCGGGTGACGCGGGATTTGATCCGGGCGGGGCAATTGCTGAAGATCGAGGTGCTGGACCATGTGATTCTGGGGCGGCGGACCGAAGGCAAGGCGAGGGATTGGATTTCGCTGCGGGAGCTCGGCTATTTCTATGCGTGAAGT from Verrucomicrobiota bacterium includes:
- a CDS encoding JAB domain-containing protein, whose translation is MSLKEGGENPRIKDLPDGERPRERLARLGSDALRNSELLAILLRTGLRGQSAVQLGDALLVKFGTLDALARSSLEDLQSVRGIGRDKAVALKSAFTLARRLVQEQGGEPPLLDTPASIADWLREENRGYEVEHFQIVMLNTRRRLIRVEKISQGTLDTILVHPREVFRAAILAQASAVVLVHNHPSGDPTPSEADIRVTRDLIRAGQLLKIEVLDHVILGRRTEGKARDWISLRELGYFYA